The following proteins come from a genomic window of Neptunomonas concharum:
- a CDS encoding PrkA family serine protein kinase, which translates to MGIFEHYKTRYSSTTQEEMSLTEYLELCKSDPMAYASAAERMLKAIGEPELVDTAKDPRLSRIFSNKVIKRYPAFSEFYGTEDAIESVVSYFRHAAQGLEERKQILYLLGPVGGGKSSLAERLKHLMEKVPFYAIKGSPVFESPLGLFNPEEDAQILEEEYAIPRRYLKGIMSPWAVKRLHEYGGDISKFRVVKLYPSILNQIAIAKTEPGDENNQDISSLVGKVDIRKLEEFPQHDPDAYSFAGALCHANQGLMEFVEMFKAPIKVLHPLLTATQEGNYNSTEGMGAIPFDGIILAHSNESEWQSFKNNKTNEAFIDRVYIVKVPYCTRISEEIHIYEKLLENSSLSKAPCAPDTLNMLAQFSVLSRLKEPENSNLYSKMRVYNGENLKDTDPKAKSMQEYKDMAGVDEGMNGLSTRFAFKILSKVFNFDPAEVAANPVHLMYVLEREIEQQQFTPEVQEKYVGFIKEYIAPKYIELLGKEIQTAYLESYSEYGQNIFDRYVTYADFWIQDQEYRDPETGDILDRQSINEELEKIEKPAGISNPKDFRHEIVNFVLRARASNDGKNPTWMSYEKMRNVIEKKMFSNTEDLLPVISFNAKASTDDHNKHSEFVKRMKERGYTEKQVRLLSEWYIRVRKSQ; encoded by the coding sequence ATGGGTATCTTTGAACACTACAAAACACGTTATTCATCAACGACACAAGAAGAGATGTCTTTGACGGAGTATCTCGAGCTTTGCAAATCTGATCCGATGGCATACGCCAGCGCCGCTGAGCGAATGCTGAAAGCGATCGGTGAACCCGAGCTGGTAGATACAGCCAAAGACCCTCGACTGAGCCGTATATTTTCCAACAAAGTCATTAAGCGCTATCCTGCTTTCAGTGAGTTCTATGGCACCGAAGACGCTATAGAAAGCGTCGTTTCATACTTCCGCCATGCAGCACAAGGCTTGGAAGAGCGCAAACAGATTCTCTACTTGTTAGGCCCTGTTGGTGGTGGTAAATCCTCATTGGCAGAACGCCTCAAGCACCTCATGGAAAAGGTGCCGTTTTATGCCATCAAAGGTTCACCCGTATTCGAATCCCCATTAGGGTTATTCAACCCCGAAGAAGACGCTCAAATCCTGGAAGAGGAGTACGCGATTCCTCGCCGATACCTCAAGGGCATTATGTCCCCATGGGCTGTCAAACGATTACATGAATATGGGGGAGATATATCCAAATTCCGGGTCGTTAAACTCTACCCATCCATACTCAACCAAATCGCCATCGCAAAAACCGAGCCAGGCGATGAGAACAATCAGGATATCTCCAGCCTTGTAGGTAAAGTGGATATTCGTAAGTTAGAAGAGTTTCCACAGCACGATCCAGATGCCTACAGTTTTGCCGGTGCACTGTGTCATGCCAACCAAGGCTTGATGGAATTCGTCGAGATGTTCAAAGCGCCTATCAAAGTGCTTCACCCTCTGCTGACGGCCACCCAAGAAGGCAACTACAACAGCACAGAAGGGATGGGAGCTATCCCCTTTGATGGCATCATTTTGGCCCACTCCAACGAATCGGAATGGCAATCGTTTAAAAACAACAAAACCAATGAAGCCTTTATCGACCGTGTGTATATCGTCAAAGTTCCTTATTGCACACGTATCTCTGAAGAGATTCATATTTATGAAAAACTTTTGGAAAACAGCTCCTTGAGTAAAGCACCTTGCGCACCGGACACCTTAAACATGCTGGCCCAGTTCAGTGTTCTGTCGCGCCTGAAAGAGCCAGAAAACTCCAATCTTTATTCTAAAATGCGTGTGTATAACGGTGAGAACCTCAAAGACACCGACCCCAAAGCCAAATCGATGCAAGAGTACAAAGATATGGCTGGTGTTGATGAAGGCATGAATGGCCTATCAACTCGATTTGCCTTCAAAATTCTTTCTAAGGTCTTCAACTTTGATCCAGCCGAGGTGGCAGCAAACCCTGTCCATTTAATGTATGTACTGGAGCGGGAGATCGAGCAGCAGCAATTTACCCCAGAAGTTCAAGAAAAATATGTTGGCTTTATTAAAGAGTATATCGCCCCTAAATACATTGAGCTCTTAGGTAAAGAGATACAAACCGCCTATCTGGAATCTTACTCGGAATATGGCCAGAACATCTTTGACCGATATGTCACCTACGCTGACTTCTGGATTCAGGATCAGGAATACCGTGATCCCGAAACCGGCGATATTCTCGATCGCCAATCCATCAACGAGGAACTAGAAAAGATTGAGAAACCAGCAGGCATCAGCAATCCAAAAGATTTCCGCCACGAAATTGTCAACTTTGTACTGCGTGCAAGAGCGAGCAACGATGGTAAAAACCCAACGTGGATGAGCTACGAAAAAATGCGCAATGTGATTGAGAAAAAAATGTTCTCTAACACAGAAGACCTGTTACCGGTTATCTCTTTCAATGCCAAAGCCTCAACCGATGATCACAACAAACATAGTGAGTTTGTCAAACGTATGAAAGAGCGAGGCTATACCGAGAAGCAAGTTCGCTTATTATCTGAATGGTATATCCGGGTACGGAAATCCCAGTAA
- a CDS encoding YeaH/YhbH family protein has translation MSYIIDRRLNSKKKSAVNRQRFLRRYKKQIKQAVEGAIKERSIQDLDRGGEVTIPRKGTMEPILHHGKGGKQTRVYPGNKEFNTGDEFQRPQGGGGSGGGQGKASDQGEGEDEFTFSINQEEFLDFMFEDLELPYLVKKQLQDVTQFETRRAGFTQAGSPDKLNIVRSLRAAHARRIALAGPNRETIRELKKALWALEEEPPSDERSKQMAELREQISTLEKSTKKLPFIDDFDLRYNNVVKVPMPSSKAVMFCVMDVSGSMTQSIKEIAKRFFILLYLFLTRNYKQIEVVFIRHHTHAKEVDEEEFFYSRETGGTIVSSALELTAEILKEKYPRSDWNIYIAQASDGDNWEGDSHKCSKLLEEKILPLVQYYAYVEITNGPHQNLWDEYEQVHQTHPDQFAMQHIEELADIYPVFRRLFERKTEGAV, from the coding sequence ATGAGCTATATCATTGATCGCCGGCTCAATAGCAAGAAGAAAAGTGCTGTGAATCGGCAACGCTTCCTTCGTCGCTATAAAAAGCAAATCAAGCAAGCCGTTGAAGGCGCTATTAAAGAGCGATCTATACAAGACCTTGACCGGGGGGGTGAAGTCACTATCCCCCGCAAGGGCACCATGGAACCTATACTGCACCACGGCAAGGGTGGCAAACAAACCCGCGTTTATCCAGGCAACAAAGAGTTTAACACGGGAGACGAGTTCCAACGTCCACAAGGTGGTGGCGGTAGCGGAGGTGGCCAAGGCAAAGCCAGTGATCAAGGTGAAGGAGAGGATGAGTTCACGTTCTCTATTAATCAGGAAGAGTTTTTAGACTTTATGTTTGAAGACCTAGAACTGCCCTATTTGGTTAAAAAACAACTGCAGGATGTCACCCAGTTTGAAACCCGACGAGCCGGCTTTACTCAAGCAGGTTCCCCAGACAAGCTTAATATTGTGCGTTCATTACGGGCTGCCCATGCCCGACGCATCGCCCTCGCTGGGCCTAATAGAGAAACCATCAGAGAACTGAAAAAAGCGTTATGGGCACTAGAGGAAGAGCCACCCAGTGATGAGCGCAGCAAGCAGATGGCAGAACTGAGAGAACAGATCTCGACACTGGAAAAGAGCACCAAAAAACTGCCGTTTATCGATGATTTTGATCTTCGTTATAACAACGTGGTCAAGGTTCCAATGCCTTCAAGCAAAGCCGTCATGTTCTGTGTCATGGACGTATCTGGCTCGATGACACAATCCATCAAAGAGATAGCAAAGCGCTTCTTTATCTTGCTCTATCTTTTTCTGACTCGAAATTACAAGCAGATTGAAGTGGTCTTTATTCGTCACCACACCCATGCAAAAGAGGTGGATGAAGAGGAGTTTTTCTACTCACGGGAAACAGGCGGCACCATCGTCTCCAGCGCGCTAGAACTGACCGCAGAGATTCTCAAAGAGAAGTACCCACGTTCTGACTGGAATATCTATATCGCCCAAGCATCCGATGGCGATAACTGGGAAGGCGACTCCCATAAGTGCTCAAAACTCCTAGAGGAAAAAATTCTGCCCTTGGTGCAGTACTATGCTTATGTCGAGATCACCAACGGCCCCCATCAAAACCTATGGGATGAATACGAGCAAGTTCACCAGACGCATCCTGATCAGTTTGCCATGCAACATATTGAAGAACTGGCAGATATCTACCCCGTATTTCGTCGATTATTTGAGCGTAAAACCGAGGGGGCTGTATGA